The following are encoded together in the Manduca sexta isolate Smith_Timp_Sample1 chromosome 22, JHU_Msex_v1.0, whole genome shotgun sequence genome:
- the LOC115445827 gene encoding cysteine--tRNA ligase, cytoplasmic: MSKRSQPNWSPPARTEKRPVLKLFNSLSRQKEEFIPANGNRVNWYSCGPTVYDASHMGHARSYISFDILRRVMGNYFGYDILYVMNITDIDDKIIKRARQKHLYEKYLKEPRSLSSTLDDATSVINYYEAAVKDIHDPDKKNLMQKTFDEIAAAIQVLKSAVESKDEEKIKKARCDLLSSAKSPISDWLDYKYGSTVTDNEIFTELPRYWENEFHKDMKALNVLPPDVLTRVSEYVPQIVKYIQKIIDNGLAYESNGSVYFNVSEFDSRDKHHYARLVPEAYGDTKSLQEGEGDLSDETAEKRSPNDFALWKRSKAGEPSWPSPWGLGRPGWHIECSAMASDVLGDKLDIHTGGVDLKFPHHDNEIAQSEAHYDEPGWVNYFLHTGHLMIAGCKMSKSLKNFITIGDALKRHTARQLRFGFLLHGWKETLDYSENTMDMAIQTEKFFNEFFLTVKDALRNGYDEGCGGSWGPEEQQLSAKLTAVKEQVHAALCDNIDTRSAMESLRELAGAAHVFLRQAGPRAAPLLGAAARYVTDVLHVFGAVEGPRGGIGFPVADADGVCLEAAVLPYLQALGEFRAAVRAAARGGAAADVLALCDALRDRVLPDLGVRLEDKADRTVVKLVSKEELAKEREEKKRLEAEKQKKKQELLEAQRAKEEQKKIPPSEMFKKETDKYSQFDDKGLPTHDHEGKELSKGLIKKLQKLQQAQEKKYNEYLSTINTC; the protein is encoded by the exons ATGTCTAAACGAAGTCAACCCAATTGGTCTCCACCGGCCAGAACCGAGAAACGTCCAGTTTTAAAGCTGTTCAACAGCTTAAGTCGACAAAAGGAGGAATTTATACCAGCTAATGGCAACAGAGTGAACTGGTATAGTTGCGGGCCAACGGTATACGATGCATCTCATATGGGTCATGCCAG GTCATACATATCTTTTGATATATTGAGGCGCGTAATGGGTAATTATTTTGGATATGATATACTTTATGTAATGAATATCACAGATATTGATGATAAAATTATCAAGAGAGCAAGGCAGAAACATTTATATGAGAAATATCTGAAAGAACCGAGGTCTCTAAGCAGTACATTAGATGATGCAACCAGTGTTATTAATTACTATGAAGCAGCAGTCAAAGACATACATGACCCAGATAAAAAGAACTTAATGCAGAAAACATTTGATGa GATTGCTGCTGCAATACAGGTGTTGAAGTCAGCAGTGGAGTCTAAAGAtgaggagaaaataaaaaaagcaagaTGTGATTTATTAAGTTCTGCTAAAAGCCCCATTTCAGATTGGCTTGATTACAAATATGGTTCCACAGTCACTGACAATGAAATATTCACTGAACTGCCTAGATATTGGGAGAATGAATTCCATAAAGACATGAAGGCACTTAAT GTGTTGCCACCAGATGTATTAACAAGAGTTAGTGAATATGTCCCGCAAATAGTTAAATACATTCAGAAAATTATTGATAATGGCTTAGCATATGAATCTAATGgttcagtttattttaatgttagtgAATTTGATAGCCGAGATAAACATCATTATGCCAGGCTTGTCCCTGAGGCTTATGGAGACACAAAATCACTACAAGAAGGAGAAG gaGATTTGAGCGACGAAACTGCCGAGAAGCGCTCGCCGAACGACTTTGCTCTGTGGAAGCGCAGCAAAGCTGGCGAGCCGTCGTGGCCGTCGCCGTGGGGGCTCGGCCGGCCCGGCTGGCACATCGAGTGCTCCGCCATGGCGTCCGACGTGCTGGGCGACAAGCTCGACATACACACCGGGGGAGTCGATCTCAAATTCCCTCATCATGACAACGAAATAGCGCAAAGTGAG GCACATTATGACGAGCCTGGTTGGGTCAACTACTTCCTGCACACTGGCCATCTGATGATCGCTGGTTGCAAGATGTCCAAATCGTTGAAAAACTTCATCACGATCGGCGATGCGTTGAAACGTCACACGGCGAGACAGCTGCGCTTCGGTTTCCTCTTGCATGGATGGAAAGAGACCTTGGATTACTCTGAAAATACGATGGACATGGCCATACAAACCGAAAAGTTCTTTAAT GAATTCTTTTTGACGGTGAAAGACGCTCTGCGTAACGGGTACGATGAGGGATGCGGCGGCTCCTGGGGACCCGAGGAGCAACAGCTCTCTGCGAAACTTACTGCGGTCAAAGAGCAAGTACACGCTGCGCTCTGTG ACAACATCGACACGCGCAGCGCGATGGAGTCGCTGCGGGAGCTGGCGGGCGCGGCGCACGTGTTCCTGCGGCAGGCGgggccgcgcgccgcgccgctgctGGGCGCCGCCGCGCGCTACGTCACCGACGTGCTGCACGTCTTCGGCGCCGTCGAGGGCCCGCGCGGCGGCATCGGCTTCCCCGTCGCCGACGCGGACGGCGTCTGC CTGGAGGCGGCGGTGCTGCCGTACCTGCAGGCGCTGGGCGAGTTCCGCGcggcggtgcgcgcggcggcgcggggcggcgcggcggcggacGTGCTGGCGCTGTGCGACGCGCTGCGGGACCGCGTGCTGCCCGACCTCGGCGTCAGGCTCGAGGACAAGGCAG ATCGCACCGTCGTGAAGTTGGTCAGTAAAGAAGAATTGGCGAAAGAAAGAGAAGAAAAGAAACGCTTAGAAGCGGAGAAACAAAAGAAGAAACAAGAGTTGTTAGAGGCCCAGCGAGCTAAAGaagaacaaaagaaaatacCACCCAGCGAAATGTTCAAGAAGGAAACTGATAAATACTCGCAATTCGATGACAAG GGTTTACCAACACACGATCACGAAGGCAAAGAACTTAGCaaaggtttaataaaaaaactgcaGAAATTGCAACAAgctcaagaaaaaaaatacaatgagtATTTATCAACCATTAACACTTGCTGA